DNA from Thioalbus denitrificans:
GGCTGGTGCGCCGCCCCCCGGCGGTCCGCAGACCGGCGCCGCCCCTGGCCTGCAGCGCCTGGGCGGCGCTGCTCGGACTGGTGGCCCTGTTCCCCCTCCTGGCGGGCACCTGGGGCGCCAGTCTCTCCGCCGCCGGCAGCCTCGCGCTCGGACTGGGGCTCGCCGCCCTGGCGCTGCGGGTCGCGGCCGGCCGACGCCTGCCGCGGATCCTGCGTCTCCCGCCCGGCGACCTGCCCGAGCTCGCGCTGCGCGCCCTGGTCCGGCTGCCCGCCCCGCGGTTGCCGGGACCGCCAATCAGCGGAGCGGGCTTGAGGGCGGCGGGAAAGTGGCTCATCGTCCAGGAGACCGGGCCGGGGTTGCGGCGCTGGCCGGTGGCCGGCGCCCTGTGGCTGGCCCTGGGCGGCCTGCTGCTGTGGCTGGCCGCGGGCGGCTGAATCTTTGTCAACCTGCACTGGGAGCAACGAGCATGCAACGTTTCAAGAACATCCTGCTGCTGGCTCATGGCGACGCTGACCCGGCACCGGTGCTGCAGCGCGCCGCCCGTCTGGCCCAGGCGAACGAGGCCCGGCTCACGGTGATGGACGTGATCGCGCCCATCGACGACGCCCGCCGGCTGGAGGAGCGCCTCGGCCTCGACCTGACCGCCACGGTGCGCGACCGCCGCCTGGATGCGCTGCACCGGCTCACCGCGCCGTGGGCGGACAACGGCGTGCTAATCCACACCAAGGTGGCGACGGGCACCCCCTTCATCGAGGTCGTCCGCGCGGTGCGGAACAACGGCTTCGACCTGCTGATGAAGGCCGCCGAGCCCCCGGCCGGGACGCTGCAGCGGCTGTTCGGCAGTCTCGATCTGCACCTGCTGCGCAAGTGTCCGTGCCCGGTCTGGATCGACCGGCCCGGCATGCGGGAGAGCTACCGGAGCGTGCTGGCCGCGGTGGATCCGGCCGGTGACGCCGACCCGGCGCTCGACCGCACGATTCTCCAGCTCGCCACCTCCCTGGGTCGACGCGAGGATGCGGCGGTACACGTGGTGCACGCCTGGGATCTGCCCGGAGAGTCGATGCTGCGCGACGGCATGGCGCGGATTCCGCTGGCGGAACTGGAGCGCCAGCTCACGATCATCCGCGAACACCACGAGGCGCTGGTGGAGAGCCTGGTCGCCCCCTTCGGCATGGACCGGAACAGCCCTGCCGTCCACGTGGCCAAGGGGCGCCCGGCGGATGTCATCGCCCGGATCGCCGGGGAGACCGGGGCGGATCTCATCGTCATGGGCACCGTGGGCCGGACCGGCATCCCCGGCCTGATCATGGGCAACACGGCGGAGGAGATCCTGCAGACCACCCAGCTGCCGGTGCTGGCGGTGAAGCCGGCGGGCTTTATCTCGCCCATCGCCCCCGACTGAGTCCGGGCGGAGACACCCCGCGGGCATCTCCGTCCAGGGCGAGCCAGCCCCACAGGAACGCCAGCGCCGGCATCTGCACGGCGTTGACGGCCATGATCTAGCCCGCCGGGGTGCCGTCGACGCCGCCGAGCACGACGTCGAACCCGGCCGCGAGCTCCGCGCCGGGGCCGCCGCCCGGGGCGAACTCCGCCAGGACCAGGCCGCGCCGCTCCGCGGGGATGCGGTTGAAGAGAAAATCCCCGGCGTTGCCCGGCTCGCCCTGGATGTAGATCTGGGTCACGAAGGGCTCCTCCCACTCGCTGAACACCGCCATGTGGATGTGGGGCGTGCGCCCCGGGTAGGGCACCGGGCGGATGGTGCGGAAGCGGTAGCGGCCGTCGGCGCCGGTGCGGGCCTGGCCGTGGCCCTGGAAGCCGGGGTCCGGCGGTGAGCCGCCGCGCTCGCGCGGATGCCGGTAGCGGCCGTTGGCGTCGCACTGCCAGATCTCCACCCGCACCCCCGCGAT
Protein-coding regions in this window:
- a CDS encoding universal stress protein, whose amino-acid sequence is MQRFKNILLLAHGDADPAPVLQRAARLAQANEARLTVMDVIAPIDDARRLEERLGLDLTATVRDRRLDALHRLTAPWADNGVLIHTKVATGTPFIEVVRAVRNNGFDLLMKAAEPPAGTLQRLFGSLDLHLLRKCPCPVWIDRPGMRESYRSVLAAVDPAGDADPALDRTILQLATSLGRREDAAVHVVHAWDLPGESMLRDGMARIPLAELERQLTIIREHHEALVESLVAPFGMDRNSPAVHVAKGRPADVIARIAGETGADLIVMGTVGRTGIPGLIMGNTAEEILQTTQLPVLAVKPAGFISPIAPD
- a CDS encoding protocatechuate 3,4-dioxygenase; amino-acid sequence: MATNHHRRRLVAGLAGLLVAGPALAARLLEPTPAQTAGPFYPVELPLDDDNDLTRVAGHAGVARGRITDLGGRVLDVNGRPIAGVRVEIWQCDANGRYRHPRERGGSPPDPGFQGHGQARTGADGRYRFRTIRPVPYPGRTPHIHMAVFSEWEEPFVTQIYIQGEPGNAGDFLFNRIPAERRGLVLAEFAPGGGPGAELAAGFDVVLGGVDGTPAG